The genomic interval CGATGCCGTGAGCACGTCTTTCCCTTGGGGGAGCGCACCCTCGTCATGGGCATCGTGAACGTGACGCCCGACTCCTTCAGCGACGGAGGACTGCTGAGCGACGCGGAAGAGGCGGTGGCGTACGGGGTGCGCCTGGCTGCAGAGGGAGCCGACATCCTCGACATCGGTGGTGAGTCGACCCGCCCGGGCTCCGATCCCGTGCCCGTCGACGCGGAGCTGGCGCGGGTCGTGCCGGTGGTCGCGGGCCTCCATGAGGCGGCGCCCGATGGCGTCGCGCTCAGCGTCGACACGCGCCGCCCTAGGGTCGCTCGAGCGGCGATCGAGGCCGGAGCATCGATCGTGAACGACGTGACCGCCGCGGCCGATCCGGCGATGTTCGAGGTCGTCAGGGAGACCGGCGCCGCGCTGGTGCTGATGCACATGCTCGGCGAGCCGAAGACGATGCAGGACGATCCTCGCTACGACGACGTCGTCACCGAGGTGCGGGACTTCCTCGCCGCCCGGCTCGGAGCCGCCGAGGCGGCCGGCGTCCCGCGCGATCGCCTCTGCGTCGATCCGGGCATCGGGTTCGGCAAGAACCTCACGCACAACCTCACCTTGCTCCACGACATCGCCTCGTTCGAGGACCTGCGGGTCCCGGTGGTCGTCGGCGCCTCTCGGAAGCGGTTCATCGGCCAGCTCACCGGGGTCGACGATCCCGCCGAACGTGTGGAGGGGACGGCGGGTGCCGTGGCTTGGTGCGCCGCCAACGGCGTCGACGTGGTCCGCGTGCACGACGTGCTCGAGATGACGCGGGTCGTGCGCGTGGTCGACGCGATCGCGCGGGGCGTGCCGTCGTGACGACGCCCACGCACACGGTCGGCACCGCCGCCGGCCTCGTCGCGTTCCACGACGAGGGTGAGGGGCCGCCCGTGCTGCTACTGCACGGGTTCCCGGCGTCGTCGTGGCAGTGGCGTGACTTCGTGCCGCTGTTGGCTGCGAGGTTCCGGGTGATCGCGCCCGACCTGCCCGGGGCGGGAGTCTCCGAGCCAGCCGACGGCGTGACGCTCGATCTCGCGACACTCGCGGATACGATGCGTGCACTCATCGACTCGCTCGGCATCGAACGGTACGCGATCGTGGCTCACGGCACGGGAGCGGGCGTCGCCCAACTGCTTGCGCTCGACGGCGAGGGCGTCGATGCGCTGGTGCTGCTCGGCGCGGCAACCCTCGACGCATGGCCGTCCCCAGGGATCCGGAGGGCGCGAGAGCGGCTGTCGGCCGAGGTGGCGACGCCGACGCTCGCTCGCTCGCTCGTCCGCGGCGCCTTCGAAGCGGGCGCGATCCGCCGCGAACGGCTCTCCGACGAGGTGCTCGACGCCTACGCCGAGCCCTATGCCACCGGCGACGGGCCCGAGCGGCTGGCCCGGGTGCTCGCCGGCCTCGACGGCCGGGGACTCGCCGGGCGCGAGGCGGCGCTCGGCGTGCTCGAGGCGCCGACCCTGATCTTGTGGGGCGAGGACGATCCGGTGTATCCGGTGAGTGTCGGGGAGCGCCTCAACGCTGCGATGCCCTCCTCGACGCTTGGCCTCCTCCCGGGGTGCGGTCACTTCCTGGTCGAGGAAGCCGCCGACACGCTCGGACCGATGATCTCGGAGTACCTTCGTGCGCGGTACGCCCATGCGCCGCACGGTCACGGTGATCCG from Actinomycetota bacterium carries:
- a CDS encoding alpha/beta hydrolase is translated as MTTPTHTVGTAAGLVAFHDEGEGPPVLLLHGFPASSWQWRDFVPLLAARFRVIAPDLPGAGVSEPADGVTLDLATLADTMRALIDSLGIERYAIVAHGTGAGVAQLLALDGEGVDALVLLGAATLDAWPSPGIRRARERLSAEVATPTLARSLVRGAFEAGAIRRERLSDEVLDAYAEPYATGDGPERLARVLAGLDGRGLAGREAALGVLEAPTLILWGEDDPVYPVSVGERLNAAMPSSTLGLLPGCGHFLVEEAADTLGPMISEYLRARYAHAPHGHGDPNAGIVMLQLERRPPWADLEEYERDEWFDPPGDVEAKEATADEHEEGSAP
- the folP gene encoding dihydropteroate synthase — protein: MSVAVWRCREHVFPLGERTLVMGIVNVTPDSFSDGGLLSDAEEAVAYGVRLAAEGADILDIGGESTRPGSDPVPVDAELARVVPVVAGLHEAAPDGVALSVDTRRPRVARAAIEAGASIVNDVTAAADPAMFEVVRETGAALVLMHMLGEPKTMQDDPRYDDVVTEVRDFLAARLGAAEAAGVPRDRLCVDPGIGFGKNLTHNLTLLHDIASFEDLRVPVVVGASRKRFIGQLTGVDDPAERVEGTAGAVAWCAANGVDVVRVHDVLEMTRVVRVVDAIARGVPS